The genomic window GACCCCCCGCGCGACATCTGGGGCCTCGACGCTCTCGCCCTCGTGCTCGTCGCCGTCGGTCTCGCCGTCCTCCCGGCGAGCGCCCGCTTCGCCGATCGATGGGATGCCGCTTCCGCGGCCGCCCTCAGCGCGTGCCTCATCGTGCTCGCCACGCTGCTACATCTCGTGGGTGCGCTGCGCTCGCGCAGCTCCGCGGGCGTCAGCAACCACCGCGCGAGTTCCGTGATCTCCTTCGACGCCGTGGCGGCGCTCGCCGGAGCAGGGCTCGTCGTCTGGCGGGCCTCTCTGCCGCGGGACGGCGCACCGATCGAGTCCGTGCTCGTGCCGGCGGTCGCCGCGGGCGTGTGCGGCGTCCTTCTCGGCCTGGTCTGGATCGACGCGCGCGGCCGAGGAGCGCCCGAGCGCGAGCAGGCCGCGCGATACCGCTCGGCGGAGGCATCCTGGCGGGAGGATCTCGACCCGCAGGCGGAGGTGCTCGCCGCACGATCCCGAGAGGCTGCGCTTGCCGCGGCGCTCGAGCTCGATGCCGGTGTTCGCGCGGCGCTCGAGACCGATCTCGCCGAGGCCGCTCTGATCCTGCGCCGGCGCGAAGAGGTCCCCTACGAGATCGCGACGGCCATCGGGAAGGCGCCCTTCGGGTCGATGCGCTACGACGATCGGGTGTGACGAGCATCCCTGTGACGCGTGGGGGAGGAGTGGCTGGCGTGCGCTCCCACCCCCGAAAGCGGGACTACTACCCCATGAGCCCCTGACATACCGTCAACCTCGGGGAACGGCGCGTGTCGCGATCAGCGGCTCGCGTCCAAAGGGGGAGTCACGCATGCCATCACTGACCGAGGTGCTCATCATCCGCGGCATCATGCCGATCGAGACGCTCGACGTGATGAGCAATGATCCCCTCGCCGAGGCGCACATCGTGCAGATGTTCCTCGACGAGGGGCGCGTGACCGCCTCGCAGATCGCCTCCGCCCGGGCGGAGGTCGCCGGCCTGTCGTTCGTCGAGTTGACCGACTACCCCGTCGACGGCACCGCCGTGAGTCTCGTGCCGGCCGCGATCTGCCGCCGGCACGGCATCCTCCCCATCCATGCCACGGCCGCCTCGCTCACGCTCGCCATGACCGACCCCGGCAACGTGCTCGCGCTCGATGACGTGCGCGCCGTCACCCGCCTCGCCGTCGTCCCGGTCGTCGCGGAGGCGAATGACCTGCAGACCGCGATCGACCGCTACCACCGCGCCGACGGCGAGCTGAGCAGCCTCACCACCGAGATGGTGGAGGACTCGTCGCTGTCGACGAGCACCGAGGTCGAGTTCGCCGATGCTCGCGAGGACGACGCGCCGATCGTGCGCTTCGTCAACCTGCTCATCAGCCAGGCGATCTCCGACCGCGCGTCCGACATCCACATCGAACCGGCCGAGCACGACCTGCGCGTGCGGTACCGCATCGACGGCGTGCTCCACGAGATGCAGCGGGCGCCCCGCAGCATCCAGAACGGCGTGATCTCGCGCCTGAAGATCATGAGCGACATCGACATCGCCGAGCGCCGCAAGCCGCAGGACGGCCGGCTGTCGGTGAACCATGACGGCCGCAAGATCGACCTGCGCGTGGCCACGCTGCCGACCGTGTACGGCGAGAAGATCGTCATGCGAATCCTCGACAACTCGTCCACGAGCCTCAGCCTCGAAGACCTGCACCTGCTCGAGCGCAACGCCGCCGCGTACCGCACCTCCTACGAGAAGCCGTACGGCATGATCCTCGTCACCGGGCCTACGGGCTCCGGCAAGTCGACGACGCTCTACACCACGCTCAACGCGGTGTCGAAGCCCGAGATCAACGTCATCACCGTCGAGGACCCGGTCGAGTACCGCCTCGCGGGCATCAACCAGGTGCAGGTGAACCCCAAGGCGGGCCTCACGTTCGCGAGCGCCCTGCGCAGCATCCTGCGATCCGACCCGGATGTCGTGCTCATCGGTGAGATCCGCGACCAGGAGACAGCCCAGATCGCCATCGAGGCATCCCTCACCGGCCACCTCGTGCTGTCCACCCTGCACACCAACGACGCCCCGAGCGCGATCACTCGTCTCACCGAGATGGACATCGAGCCCTTCCTCGTCGGTTCGGCCCTCGACAGCGTCGTCGCCCAGCGCCTCGCGCGCCGCCTCTGCGACCGCTGCAAGGAGCAGTACCAGCCCGAGGTGCACGAGATGGTCGGGCTGCGCGTCGGCTTCGACCCCGCCGTGCACGGCCTGCCGACCCTGCACCGCCCGGTCGGCTGCCAGACCTGCGCCGGCACCGGCTACCGCGGCCGCATCGCGCTGCACGAGGTCATGACCGTCACCGAGGAGATCGAGCGGCTCGCGGTTCACCGCGCATCGAGCGCCGAGATCCAGAAGGTCGCTATCGAGCAGGGGATGATCACCCTCCGCTACGACGGATGGATGAAGGTTCATCGGGGTCTGACCTCGATCGAGGAGATCCTGCGGGTCGTCGCATGACGATCGCGCCCGCAGCGGAGAGGACGGCATCATGACCGACGACGCGACCAGCACCGAGCGCCCCGTTTTCGAGCCCTTCACGAGCGGTTTCGCTCCGACGACGCCGGAGCCCGCGGTGCCCGCCGCCCCGGCTCCGACCGCGGGCTACTCGGCCCCGCCGATGCCGTCGTTCGACGACTTCATCGCTGCAGCCATGCAGCCGGAGGCCGAGGCGGCCTCCGATGCGCATGCTGCTCCTTCCGCGCCGGCTGCTGCCTTCGGTGCTGAGCTCAGCGCGCCGCCCGCGGCGGCAGCCGTCGGCGCTCCGCATGCGGCGGTGCCGCCGAGCCCCGCGCCGACGTCCGAGCCCTTCGCGGCGCCGTCCATGGGCTTCCCGCCACCGCCCTCGAGCGCGCCCCTCGAGTTCGCGCCGCCGGCCGCGGCCGTCGTCGCGTCGCCTGCACCGGTCATCCCGCCGGCCGCGACTCCCGCGCCGGCCGCGGCGACGCCCGCCACCGAATTCGCCATGCCGGTGTCCGACTTCACGCCGCCGCCACCGCGCTTCTCCGCGCCGGAGCCCGCCGCGGAGCCGGCGCCGCCCGTTCCCCCGGTCCAGTCGCCGCCGGCCCCTGCGCTCGCGATCGACGAGGGCGCCGCCGAGTGGCAGGCCGCCCCGCCGCCCGCGCCCGAGTCGGCTCTGCCGATCCCCGTCGAGGTGCCCGCCTCCGCCTGGTCAGCGGCCGCGCCCGAACCGGTCTACGCCGCACCGCCGGCGGTGCCCCTCGCCACGCCCCGCGAGCAGGAGGAGCCCGCCACCGTCGTCTTCGCGATGCCGTCGGCGGAGTCGACCACCCCACCGCCATCGCACTCCGCCTCGCACGCGACCGGCGAGCCCCCGTCGACGACGGTGTCCGCCGCGGCGGAGGCGCGGGCCATGGCCTCCGAGGGTCGGCGCTCGGCACGATCCCTCGCCGACCCCGACCTCATGTGGGCTCTCGCGCAGGTCGTGTCCCAGGGGGGCTCCGACCTGCACGTCGCCGTGAACGCGCCTCCGCGCATCCGCCTGCACGGGGCCCTGGAGGATCTGCCCTCGACGGTCCCGTGGACGCCCGAGAAGATGGAGGGAGCGCTGCACAGCATCATGACGCCCGCCCAGCGCGACACCTTCGAGGAGCACCTCGAGCTCGACTTCGCGTTCACGCTCTCGGCAGAGAGCCGGTTCCGCGTGAACGTCTATCAGCAGCGCGGCAATCTCGGCGCGGCGTTCCGTCTCATCCCGACCGAGATCAAGCCGCTCGGCGACCTCGGTGTGCCGGCCTCGGTCTCCCGCTTCGCCACCCTCGCCCGCGGCCTCGTGCTGGTGACCGGCCCGACCGGTTCCGGCAAGTCGACCACGCTCGCCGGACTCATCGACCTGGTGAACCGCACCCGCACCGATCACATCGTGACCGTCGAGGACCCGATCGAGTTCATGCACGAGAACAAGAAGTCGCTCATCAACCAGCGCGAGGTCGGCAGCGACACCCACTCCTTCGCCAACGCACTCAAGCACGTGCTGCGGCAGGACCCGGACGTCATCCTCATCGGCGAGCTCCGTGACCTCGAGACCATCTCCGTCGCGCTGACCGCGGCCGAGACCGGGCACCTCGTGTTCGCGACCCTGCACACGCAGAGCGCCGGTCAGACGATCGACCGCGTCATCGACGTGTTCCCGCCGCACCAGCAGGGCCAGGTGCGGGCGCAGCTCGCCTCGACCCTGCAGGGCGTCGTGTGTCAGACGCTCATCCCTCGGGCCTCGGGCGGCGGCCGTGCGGTCGCGACCGAGATCCTCGTGGCCAACGCGGCCATCGGCAACCTCATCCGCGAGGGCAAGACGTTCCAGATCCCCTCGGCGTTGCAGGCGGGACGTGAACTCGGCATGCACACGCTCGATCAGCATCTCGCCGACCTCGTCAACCACGGGGTCATCACCCACCAGGCCGCGATGGAGAAGGCGCAGGACACCGAGAACCTACGTCAGCTCATCCACCGCGCCGAGTCGAACGGCCAGATGGCCGGCGCCGGCATGAACGGGAGCTTCTGACATGACCATGACATCGCAGTCGATGAAGACCTGGGCCTACTCGGCCCGCGACGCCAGCGGCAAGATCGTCAAGGGCAAGCTGGATGCCCCCACCGAGAGCGCCGTCGTCGCGCGTCTGCGCACCATGGGCATCGCGCCGATCGCGATCGACGAGTCGAGCGCGACGGGCCTGCAGCGCGAGATCACCCTGCCGGGCTTCGAGAAGCGCGTGAAGCTGAAGGACCTCGCCGTCGCGAGCCGGCAGATGGCGACCATGCTCGCCTCGGGCCTGTCGTTGCTGCGAACTCTCACGATCCTGAGCCAGCAGACGGAGAACCCGAAGCTCGCCGAGGTCCTCGGCAAGGTGCGCAGCGATGTCGAGACGGGCTCCTCGCTCTCCGATGCCCTGCATCGGCATCCGCTGATCTTCCCCCGGCTGATGATCCACCTCATCAAGGCGGGCGAGACGGGCGGCTTCCTCGATCGATCTCTCGAGTCGATCGCGAACAACTTCGAGGCCGACGTCAAGCTGCGTCAGACCATCAAGTCGGCGCTCACGTACCCGATCGCGGTGCTGTGCATGGCCTTCGCCGCCGTGATCGCGATGATGATCTTCATCGTGCCGATCTTCAAAGCCATGTTCGAGGACTTCGACAGCGCTCTCCCGCTCCCGACGCAGATCCTCGTCACTCTCTCCGAGAACATGATCTGGATCGTGCCGGTGCTGGTCGTCGTCATCGTCGGGTTCACGGTGTGGTGGCGTCGCAACAAGCACACCGACGAGGTGAGATCGAAGGTCGACCCGCTGGTCCTCAAGATGCCCGTCTTCGGGCAGCTGTTCCGCAAGGTTGCGATCGCCCGCTTCTCGCGCAATTTCGCCACGATGATGGCCGCAGGCGTGCCGATCCTGCAATCGCTCGCGATCGTCGGCGAGACGTCCGGCAACTGGGTCATCGAGCAGGCATTGGTCAAGGTGCAGGACTCCGTCCGCACCGGGCGCTCGATCGCGGCTCCGCTAACGGAGGAGCCGATCTTCCCGGCGATGGTGACTCAAATGGTGTCCGTGGGTGAGGACTCCGGCTCGCTCGAGATCATGCTCGAGAAGGTCGCCGACTTCTACGACGAGGAGGTGCAGTCGACCGCCGAGTCGCTGACGTCGCTCATCGAGCCGCTCATGATCGGTGTCATCGGCGTCGTCATCGGCGGCATGATCGTCGCCCTCTACATGCCCGTCTTCTCGATCTTCAACGAGATCGGCTGAGCCGGCACTCGCACCTGTCGGCGAGCGCCGATACCTCCGCGCCGCCCTCACCCCCTCACTGGGGGTTGAGGGCGGCGCTCTCGTCGTTGTGTCGCCCCGAAAGGGGGGTCTGATCGGGGGAAAAACCCCCCGAACACGGGATTACCACATGCTGCGCGCCGACCGAGTATTGCTCCTGGGGGGCCACCAACTTCGTAGCTCGTGACCCGCACACATCACACCTTCGACAGGAACGGAACACCAACCATGTTCACCAAGATCAACACCTCGATCACCGAGCGTCTCGACGCTCGCCGTGCGGGCGACAAGGGCTTCACCCTCGTCGAGCTGCTCGTCGTCGTCATCATCATCGGCATCCTCGCCGCGATCGCCATCCCGGTCTTCCTCAACCAGCGCGAGAGTGCTTGGCGCGCGGAGGTCGAGTCCGACCTCAAGAACGCAGCTCTTGCGGCGGAGACCTTCGCCGTGGAGAACAGTGGCTCGTACACCGGCCTGGACCTGGACGCGCTCGAGGAGGAGGGCTTTGAGGCCAGCAACGCCCTCACCGACTTCACGGTGACCCCCGCCGCAGGCAACTACACCATCGTCGCTGAGCACCCTGACCTCGGTGGAGACACGCTCACCTACAACAGCGCTGAGGGCGGCCTGCAGGACTGGGTCGACGCTCCGTAAACACGATCGCGACGCTTGAGCAAATAAGCGTCTAAGCCGGCCCCGGCAGCCTCCGAAGGCTGCCGGGGCCGGCACACACCTGCCACACCACCGCACCATCCGCAGCACCGCACGAGACACCGAGGGGGGTCGAACTCGTGATCACCAGCATCCGCCGCCGGCTCACCATCGCCGCGCACGACGATCGGGGCTTGAGCCTGCCCGAGGTGCTCGTCGCCATGGTCATCTTCGCCATCATCTCGACCGGCCTGCTCTACACGATGCTCTCGGTCCTCGCGCTCGGTCGCGACTCCCGGGCCCGTCAGGTCGCCCTCAATCTCGCCGCGGAGGAGATCGACGTCTCCCGCGGCTTCGCCGACGTCTTCGCCCTGCAGGACGCCACGCGCTCGCTCGACCTCAACGGCGACACCTTCACCGTCGAGCGCACCACCCGCTGGGTCTCCGACCCCGAGATCGACCTGCAGTGCGGATCGGGCGGCGCTCCGCTGCGCTACAAGCGCGTCGAGGTCGAGGTCTCGTGGTCGAACATGCGCGACACCGACGCGACGGTCCGCACCTACACCGTCATCGACCCGAAGAACCGCATCAACGACCCGACGAAGGGCACGATCCTCGTCTCGGTGCTGGGCGGTGCGGGGGCCGGGTCAGCAGGGGTCACGGTCACCGCGACCCCCGCGAGCCCCGCGAACGGCGCGACGACTCTCGCAGAGGCCCCGCTCCCGACGGACGCGCAGGGCTGCACCTACATCCTGAAGGTGTCCCCCGGCAACTACAACGTCTCCGTCTCGCGCTCCGGCTACGTCGACGTCGCCCAGAACACGACGTCGACTATCACGGTCGGGGTCACCGCCGGCGCCGCGGCCTCGGTCGGCTTCCAGTACGACCGCGCCGCGACCTTCACCGCCCGGTACGCCCCCAGCGTGACCGGGCCGGCACCGATCATCCCGAACAACATGGTGACGACGTTCCTCAGCTCCTACGGGGCGCATCAGTCGACCGCGACGAATGCGAACATGACGCGAGCGATCGCCCTCCATCCGTTCGCCGCCGGCTACGAAGCCGTGGCGGGCGCCTACGCGGCGCCGAACGAGGCGAATCAGGGATGCCTCGCCCCCGACCCGGCTGCGTGGCCCACGACGGAGCAGGCCGGCGTGACCTACGTCGGCCGCCGTGCTCCTGCCGCCGCCGCCGTGCCCGGTGGTGCGACGACCATCGACGTACCGATGGGCACGTTCCAGCTCACCGTAAGCAACAGCAACCGCTGGGTGCGCGCGATCTCGGTCAACACCGGGCCTGGCCCGGGGTGCGCGATCGGGATGGAGTACCGCTGGAACGAGCTGCCCATGGGAACCAGTCGTCTCGCGCTGCCCTTCGGAACGTGGGAGATCCGCACCGGCAACAGCACCAACAACCGCAACAACGTCCCGATTCTCGGAGCGATCCAGGCCGAGGGCACGTCGCTCATCGCGGCGGCGCTGGGCCGCGTGACCCTCGACCCGCGGGTGCCAGAGTGAGCCGCTTCTTCGCGCGAGCGATGCGCCGGCTCCGCCACGAGGACGCGGGGTTCAGCCTTCCCGAGCTCATGGTGACGATCTTCGTCATGGGTGTGCTCAGCGCCGTCGTGGTGTCCTTCTACGTCGCGATGACGGGAGCCTTCACCGAGGACCGCTCGGCGACGGACAGCACCTCGACAGCGTCGGTCGGGATGAACAACCTCACGCGCGTGATCCGCGCGGGCACCGAGATACGGGTGCAGGGGCAGACCCTTAACAACCCCGTCTTCATCGAAGCGAAGAACGAGGACCTCACGCTCCACGCCTACCTCGACACCGACAGCACCGATCCGCGCCCGATCAAGGTGCGCTTCTGGATCAACGCGCAGCGCGAGCTCATGGAGACCCGCTGGGACAGCACGCGCGTCAACGGCTCGTACTTCGTCTTCGATTCGACGCCCGAGTCGACTCGCGTCATCGCGCGCACCGTCGCGACGCGCACCGGAACCGATCCGTGGCTCTTCACCTACCGCGCCGCCGACGGCACGGTGCAGCCGGTGCCGACCACCGGTTCGTTCACCACGAACCAGCTGCGCAACATCGCCTCCGTGCAGGTGCGGTTGACGGTGCAGGCGGACATCACGAGCCGTGCGGCCCCCGTCACGCTGCAGAGCACCGTCGGCATCCCGAACCTCGGCATCTCGAGAGTGAGCCCCTGATCATGCTGCGAATCCTGCACGCCCGCCTGCGAGCGACCTCCCGCCCCAGCGACGAGGGCATCGCGCTCGTCCTCGTCATCTCGATCGGGGCCGTACTCACGGTGCTCATGACGGCGGCCATCGCGTACGGCCTCGGGGCGTTCCGCAAGGCCGACTCCGACGCGTCGTGGAGCTCAGCGATCGCGGCGGCCTACGCGGGGATCGAGGAGTACCAGAGCCGCCTCGCGAACGACCCCACCTATCTGCAGTACGGCAATCCGGCGTCCCCGTTCTCCGACGGGACCGAGAACGAGTCGGGCGAGGTCAGCGACGTCGCCCTGCCCACTACCGAGAATGAGGCCTTCGGCGTTGGCGCGGCCGGTACGTGGGCCGACGTCGCGGGCTCGGGCGGTGAAGCCTCGTACCGCTACGAGGTCGATAACTCGCAGTACTACGAGACGGGCACGCTCTACGTGCGATCGACCGGCCGTGTCGGAGGCGAGACGCGCACGATCGTCGCCGATCTCCGCCAGCAGGGCTTCATCGACTTCCTCTACTTCACCGACTACGAGATCCAGGATCCCGCGATGAGCGGCGATGCGAACTCGTGCGTGCGCTACGCGTACGCCGGGCGTCCTACCGGATGCAGCGAGATCGCCTTCGGCTCGAACGATGTCGTCGACGGCCCCGCGCACTCCAACGATCGCATCCGCATCTGCGATGCCCGGTTCAAGGGCGCCCTCACCACCTCGTACAACCCCACGTCGGGTCTTCGGTACACCCCCCGCAACTCGCTCAACAACTCGTGCGGCGGTCAGGTCTTCGATCTCGCGGGTTCGCCGGCTTACAGCCCGATCATCGGCATGCCGCAGACCAACTCGCAGCTGAAGCGCGAGGTGCGCAGCGACCTCACCGGCGGCGAGGTGCCGAACCCCGGGTGCCTCTACACCGGGCCGACGCGCATCCAGCTCAACACCGATGGCACGATCACGGTGCGCTCGCCCTGGACGCGCGCGACGCGCGTCGCGGGCGACCCGGCGACGAGCGGTACGGCACCGGCCGCCTGCGGTGCGATCGCCTCCTTGCAGTCGGCGGGCGGCGCCACCTTCACCCCGCCGGCCAACAACGTGATCTACGTGCAGAACGTCCCGACGGTGGCGTCGGATCCGAACTACCACGCGTCCGGTGCCGTGCCGGTCAGCGGCTTCACATGCAACGGGGGAACGGGTGCATCCCGTCCGGACGGCACCAGCGCCGTCGGATACGGCAATGGCATCGGGTATCCGGCCACGAACGAGCGGATGCGGCGGAACAACGCCTACGAGTGCCGCACGGGCGACGTATTCGTTCAGGGAACGCTCGACGGGCAGATGACGATCGCCGCGGAGAAGTACATCTACGTCACGGGGGACATCCGCTACGAGGACGCCAACGACGACATGCTCGGCCTCATCGGCACGGACGCGATCTGGATCTGGAATCCGGTCAACTCGTCGAACCAGTCCCTCCTCGGCGGCTCGAATCGTCGCGTCGATGCTGCGATGCTCTCGGTCGCCCACACCATGCAGGTGCAGAACTACGACGTCGGCGGCAACCGGGGCACGCTGACGGTCACGGGGGCGATCGCCCAGAAGTTCCGCGGCATCGTGCGCAGCGGATCCAACGGCTACGCGAAGCAGTACCTCTACGACGAGCGCCTCCGCTACACGGCTCCGCCCAAGTTCCTCTCGCCGGTGACGACCACGTACGGCGTCACGGTGTGGATCGAGGTCGGCAAGGCCTTCGAGAGCGATGGCACGGTGGCGGGATGACCGACCTCCTCGCCCTGCTGCCCCTCCTCGTCGCGCTGATCGGCGTGCTGGGGCTGCTCATCGGCTCGTTCCTCAACGTGGTCATCCATCGCGTGCCGCGGGGAGAGTCGGTGGTCTCGCCTCCGAGCAGCTGCCCGGGCTGCGGCGAACGCATCGCGGCCTACGACAACGTGCCCGTGCTCTCGTGGCTGGTCCTGCGCGCGAAGTGCCGGAGGTGCGGGGAGCGCATCTCGGCCCGCTACCCGCTCGTCGAGGCGGCCACGGGCGTCGCTTTCGCCGGCGTGGCCCTCGTCTTCCTGCCGCCCGCCCTCGAGGCGACGACCACGCCCGACGCCCTCGCGGCGATCGCGCAGCTGCTCGCCTTCCTCGTGCTCGCCGGCTCCGCCGTCGCCCTCGCCGCGATCGACCTCGACACGCACCGCCTGCCCAACCCGATCGTCTACTCGACGGGTATCGCGGGTCTCGTACTGCTCGCGCTCGCGGTGCTCGGCGACGCGCAGGCGGGCGACCTCGGTCGCGCGCTGGCCGGCGCGGGCATCCTCTTCGCCTTCTACCTCGCCCTTGCCCTCGCCCGCCCGGGCGGCATGGGCCTCGGCGACGTCAAGCTCGCCGCCGTGCTCGGGCTGTACCTCGGGTGGGTCGGATGGGGGGCCCTCGCAGTGGGGGCTTTCGCCGCGTTCCTCATCGGTGGCATCGTCGGACTGCTGCTGATCGCAGTGCGACGAGCGCGGCGCGGAACGGGCATCCCGTTCGGCCCGTGGATGCTCGCGGGGGCGTGGATCGGAATCGTCGCGGGGGAGCCGCTCTTCACGGGCTACCTCGATGCGGTCGGCCTCGTCTGAGGCCGACCGCGGCACAGCAGCACAGCAGCATTCCTAGGGGGGAACAGCACATGGGTACATCCATCGTCGGAGTCGACATCGGCGGGGCGAGTCTTCGCGCCGTCGAGGTCAGCGGTGCGGGCGGCTCCAAGCCGACCATCAGCCGCATCGCGGAGGTCGCGCTGCCGCCGGACGCGGTGCGTCGCGGCGAGGTCGTCGAGCCGAACACGGTCGCCGCCGTGCTGAAGAAGCTCTGGTCGACCGGCGGGTTCTCGAGCAAGAACGTCGTCCTCGGCATGGGCAATCAGCGCGTGCTCGCCCGCGACCTGTCGATGCCCAAGATGCCGCTGAAGCAGATCAAGGAGTCGCTGCCCTTCCAGGTGCAGGACATGCTGCCGATGCCCGTCGTCGACGCCGTGCTCGACTTCTACCCCGTTTCGGAGTCGGTGGGGGAGCAGGGGCCGGTCGTCAACGGCATCCTCGTCGCCGCTGTCAAGGAGGCCGTGCTCGCCAACGTCAACACTGTGCGCCTCGCGGGGCTGAAGCCTGTCGGCGTCGACCTGAACCCGTTCGCCATCAGCCGGGTCATCGGTCGCACCGAGCACGGAGACGGGGCGATCGCCGTCGTCGACATCGGAGGTTCGACGACGAGCATCCTGGTCATGACCGACGGCGTGCCCCAGTTCGTGCGCATCGTCGGCAGCGGCGGGGACGACATCACCCGGGCGGTCTCGACGCGCATGCAGATCGAGCTGCCCCAGGCCGAGCAGGCCAAGCGCGCCGTGGGACTCACCGACCAGCCCATCCCGGAGGAGCAGCGTCCCGTGCTCGAGGCGGTGTACGCGGCGGCAGGCGAGCTGGTCACCAACATCCGCAACACGATCAGCTTCTTCGATTCGACGCACGAGAAGCGCCGGGTGGTGCGCATCGTGCTCGTCGGCAACGGGGCCCGTCTCGTCGGTCTGCCGAAGGCGCTGGCCGACTACACGCGCGTTCCCGTCACCTACGCCGATCCGCTGGGAGGCATTCCGCTCAGCGGAGCTGCTCAGAAGGCCGATCCGGCCGGGCAGCACTCCCTCTCGCTCGCGCTCGGCCTCGCGCTCGGAGCAGCCGCGTGAGCGGCCGCAGCGGTGCGGTCTCGACCGAGCTCGTCATCGGCGGGACCGCGCGTGTCGATCTCCTGCCCAACGAGGTGCGCGTCGCCCAGCGCGGCGCGCGTCAGCGGGTGTGGCTCGGAGTCGCGGTCGTCGCGGCGGTCCTCATCACCGCCGGCGGCTACGGTGCCGCGAAGGTCACCTCGATCGCTGCCGCCCTCGAACTGTCGCGCGAGCAGGACCGCACCGTCGCGCTGCTCGCCGAGCAGGCGCAGTACGCCGAGCTTCGCACCCTGACCGGCACGAGGCAGGCGCTGGAAGAC from Microcella daejeonensis includes these protein-coding regions:
- the pilM gene encoding type IV pilus assembly protein PilM, coding for MGTSIVGVDIGGASLRAVEVSGAGGSKPTISRIAEVALPPDAVRRGEVVEPNTVAAVLKKLWSTGGFSSKNVVLGMGNQRVLARDLSMPKMPLKQIKESLPFQVQDMLPMPVVDAVLDFYPVSESVGEQGPVVNGILVAAVKEAVLANVNTVRLAGLKPVGVDLNPFAISRVIGRTEHGDGAIAVVDIGGSTTSILVMTDGVPQFVRIVGSGGDDITRAVSTRMQIELPQAEQAKRAVGLTDQPIPEEQRPVLEAVYAAAGELVTNIRNTISFFDSTHEKRRVVRIVLVGNGARLVGLPKALADYTRVPVTYADPLGGIPLSGAAQKADPAGQHSLSLALGLALGAAA